A single Xiphias gladius isolate SHS-SW01 ecotype Sanya breed wild chromosome 22, ASM1685928v1, whole genome shotgun sequence DNA region contains:
- the thrap3a gene encoding thyroid hormone receptor-associated protein 3 isoform X2, giving the protein MSRSTKSGSRSRSRSRSRSRSRSTSYSRSGSRSRSRKHRYSSRSRSRSRSRSHSPSYNREKKYPRGYQNNREFRGYHRGFRRPYNFRGRGRGYFPRGRYQRGGGGGGGNYNNNNFRPNWKNYKQHPQKQQQQQQHHHQQNHSRGRLHSLQERSGSPPHGHSHHNDRSSSPLSRNSQHSSSSSHSSSPKCRPALSLANQNSKDAKEDQSASEEVQKAGGGDGEPGDLVRVSAGDAKEGTGSGKTEGNWQGLTDCSSSPKRTSTLANPAVTVGQSSQTSNQSAPSPKNTNETSNGAPSWQTVRSSSPTKRPSQGLNPMLSSFDFFSNEEYLDGDRKAISFAFRKFLEEQNKKATSAWENGKNTEANDEDMEQGKVNGKASAVNTDSVSRKYKEDIDGEVSLNSFLKTSPFLSADGEEEEELIIKPQSKSLHKDWHNGDESAKPKSKVTHSARELFEECFGKWQNAACSQVADSDLDAMAEEIYLSRKQDKAAAIAAALAKRELAGKLKELSPDTSCKARKMAKSPSIPSSTPPPRRNSDREMFMVRGEDSPYMSSRKQEAKFNIRMDFLGDSLIGSSDILAEERQLSQDLVQSSKKDQEFRSIFQHVQNAQIHRSPSELFAQHIVTIVHHIKAQHFPSSGMTLNERFTMYHRRAAEKEMMKPRKSPEIHRIDVSTSAFKKHSQLFEAMKSSEDGTYKDGGEKIKGDPMDLRLDIERRKKYSTHEKDYNQIRGRDMGVSPDSSRERSVEKFSKCHKRSKKSKNKRSRSSSSSSSSSFKSEQEGDLPQDKSDPKDEGFNRARLGQKESPGPERGRLRGGFQVRIRGRGWNRGICQGNSSHSNPINMAGQQKSEDWDPEYTPKSRQYYLHDDRNGEAECNWSDSRGRGRGSFSRGRARFIIRKATGGSNPDSPRWAPENFQVNGEQGGAQEEETEQDHKEGKTDGENT; this is encoded by the exons ATGTCCAGATCCACAAAATCAGGCTCAAGGTCTCGGAGCCGTTCAAGGTCCCGGTCAAGATCCCGGTCCACCTCATACTCCAGAAGTGGCTCCCGGTCCCGATCCAGGAAGCATCGTTACAG CTCTAGGTCTCGGTCACGGTCAAGGTCAAGATCTCATTCTCCATCTTATAACCGGGAGAAGAAGTATCCGAGAGGATACCAGAACAACCGGGAGTTCCGGGGCTACCACCGCGGCTTCCGGAGGCCGTACAACTTCAGGGGCCGAGGGCGGGGCTACTTCCCACGTGGACGGTACCAGCGTGGCGGTGGGGGGGGTGGTggcaactacaacaacaacaacttccGGCCCAACTGGAAGAATTACAAGCAGCACCCtcaaaagcagcaacaacagcagcagcatcatcatcagcaaAACCACTCGCGAGGGCGATTGCACAGCCTCCAGGAACGCTCAGGAAGCCCCCCCCACGGTCACTCTCACCACAACGACCGATCCTCCTCACCCCTATCCAGAAACTCTCAgcattcttcctcctcctcgcaCTCGTCCTCCCCCAAATGCAGGCCAGCCTTGTCGCTGGCTAATCAGAACTCCAAAGATGCGAAAGAGGACCAGTCAGCCTCAGAGGAGGTCCAAAAGGCAGGAGGGGGAGATGGGGAGCCAGGGGACCTCGTCAGGGTGTCGGCCGGAGATGCCAAGGAAGGCACGGGCAGTGGGAAAACTGAGGGGAACTGGCAGGGCCTGacagactgcagcagcagtcCAAAGAGAACCAGTACTCTGGCAAATCCTGCTGTTACTGTTGGTCAGAGCAGCCAGACTTCTAACCAGTCCGCTCCCTcccctaaaaacacaaatgaaaccaGCAATGGCGCCCCCTCCTGGCAGACGGTGCGTAGTTCATCCCCCACAAAAAGACCCTCACAAGGTCTAAATCCAATGCTCTCCAGCTTTGACTTCTTCTCCAATGAGGAATACCTGGATGGAGATAGGAAAGCAATCTCCTTTGCCTTCAGAAA GTTCCTGGaggagcaaaataaaaaagctaCATCTGCTTGGGAAAATGGCAAGAACACAGAGGCAAATGATGAGGATATGGAGCAGGGAAAAGTGAATGGCAAAGCGTCGGCAGTTAACACTGATTCAGTGTCAAGGAAGTACAAAGAGGACATTGATGGTGAAGTGTCTCTGAACAGCTTTTTGAAaacctctccttttctgtctgctgatggggaggaagaggaggagctgatCATCAAGCCTCAGTCAAAGTCACTTCACAAAGACTGGCACAATGGGGACGAGTCCGCTAAGCCAAAGAGCAAGGTCACTCACTCGGCACGGGAACTGTTTGAAGAGTGCTTTGGCAAATGGCAGAATGCGGCCTGTTCACAGGTAGCTGACAGTGACCTCGACGCCATGGCAGAGGAGATATATCTCAGTCGAAAGCAGGATAAAGCGGCAGCCATCGCCGCTGCCCTCGCCAAAAGGGAGTTAGCAGGAAAACTTAAGGAACTCTCCCCAGACACAAGTTGTAAAGCCAGGAAGATGGCAAAATCTCCCTCTATCCCATCATCTACACCACCACCAAGGAGGAACTCTGACAGAGAGATGTTTATGGTCAGGGGAGAGGACTCGCCTTACATGTCCTCAAGGAAACAGGAAGCCAAATTTAATATCAGAATGGATTTCCTTGGAGATAGTCTGATAGG ctcttctgacattttagctGAGGAGCGCCAGTTGTCTCAGGATCTTGTGCAATCCTCAAAAAAGGATCAGGAGTTTCGCTCCATCTTTCAACATGTTCAGAATGCTCAGATACACAGGAGTCCCTCTGAGCTGTTTGCTCAACACATTGTCACCATCGTTCACCACATTAAAG CTCAGCACTTTCCGTCCTCTGGCATGACTCTAAACGAGCGATTCACCATGTACCATAGACGAGCTGCAGAGAAGGAAATGATGAAGCCAAGAAAAAGCCCAGAGATACACAG AATTGATGTTTCGACAAGTGCTTTTAAGAAACACTCTCAACTTTTTGAGGCGATGAAAAGCTCAGAGGATGGCACTTACAAG GAcggtggggaaaaaataaagggtGACCCAATGGACCTTCGTTTGGATATTGAGCGCCGTAAAAAGTATTCCACCCATGAAAAAGATTATAATCAGATTCGAGGAAGAGACATGGGAGTGTCCCCGGATTCTAGTAGAGAGAGATCTGTGGAAAAATTCTCCAAATGCCACAAGAGATCAAA GAAAAGTAAGAACAAGCGCTCTCGCTCAAGTTCgtcctcatcttcctcatccttTAAGTCCGAACAAGAAGGAGATTTGCCCCAGGACAAGTCTGATCCCAAAGATGAAGGCTTTAATAGGGCCCGACTGGGTCAAAAGGAGTCTCCAGGGCCCGAAAGAGGAAGGCTGCGTGGAGGATTT CAAGTACGAATTCGTGGAAGGGGCTGGAACAGAGGCATTTGTCAAGGGAACAGTTCACATAGTAACCCCATAAACATGGCAGGACAACAAAAAAGTGAAGACTGGGACCCAGAGTACACTCCCAAGAGCAGACAATACTACTTG CACGACGACAGAAACGGGGAGGCAGAGTGTAACTGGTCGGACAGTCGAGGGCGAGGGCGTGGAAGCTTCTCGCGTGGAAGGGCGCGATTCATCATCCGGAAAGCCACTGGGGGCTCCAACCCCGATAGCCCCAGATGGGCCCCTGAAAACTTCCAGGTCAACGGGGAGCAAGGTGGTGcacaggaagaggagacagaacAGGACcataaagagggaaaaacagatggagagaatACTTGA
- the thrap3a gene encoding thyroid hormone receptor-associated protein 3 isoform X1, whose product MSRSTKSGSRSRSRSRSRSRSRSTSYSRSGSRSRSRKHRYSSRSRSRSRSRSHSPSYNREKKYPRGYQNNREFRGYHRGFRRPYNFRGRGRGYFPRGRYQRGGGGGGGNYNNNNFRPNWKNYKQHPQKQQQQQQHHHQQNHSRGRLHSLQERSGSPPHGHSHHNDRSSSPLSRNSQHSSSSSHSSSPKCRPALSLANQNSKDAKEDQSASEEVQKAGGGDGEPGDLVRVSAGDAKEGTGSGKTEGNWQGLTDCSSSPKRTSTLANPAVTVGQSSQTSNQSAPSPKNTNETSNGAPSWQTVRSSSPTKRPSQGLNPMLSSFDFFSNEEYLDGDRKAISFAFRKFLEEQNKKATSAWENGKNTEANDEDMEQGKVNGKASAVNTDSVSRKYKEDIDGEVSLNSFLKTSPFLSADGEEEEELIIKPQSKSLHKDWHNGDESAKPKSKVTHSARELFEECFGKWQNAACSQVADSDLDAMAEEIYLSRKQDKAAAIAAALAKRELAGKLKELSPDTSCKARKMAKSPSIPSSTPPPRRNSDREMFMVRGEDSPYMSSRKQEAKFNIRMDFLGDSLIGSSDILAEERQLSQDLVQSSKKDQEFRSIFQHVQNAQIHRSPSELFAQHIVTIVHHIKAQHFPSSGMTLNERFTMYHRRAAEKEMMKPRKSPEIHRRIDVSTSAFKKHSQLFEAMKSSEDGTYKDGGEKIKGDPMDLRLDIERRKKYSTHEKDYNQIRGRDMGVSPDSSRERSVEKFSKCHKRSKKSKNKRSRSSSSSSSSSFKSEQEGDLPQDKSDPKDEGFNRARLGQKESPGPERGRLRGGFQVRIRGRGWNRGICQGNSSHSNPINMAGQQKSEDWDPEYTPKSRQYYLHDDRNGEAECNWSDSRGRGRGSFSRGRARFIIRKATGGSNPDSPRWAPENFQVNGEQGGAQEEETEQDHKEGKTDGENT is encoded by the exons ATGTCCAGATCCACAAAATCAGGCTCAAGGTCTCGGAGCCGTTCAAGGTCCCGGTCAAGATCCCGGTCCACCTCATACTCCAGAAGTGGCTCCCGGTCCCGATCCAGGAAGCATCGTTACAG CTCTAGGTCTCGGTCACGGTCAAGGTCAAGATCTCATTCTCCATCTTATAACCGGGAGAAGAAGTATCCGAGAGGATACCAGAACAACCGGGAGTTCCGGGGCTACCACCGCGGCTTCCGGAGGCCGTACAACTTCAGGGGCCGAGGGCGGGGCTACTTCCCACGTGGACGGTACCAGCGTGGCGGTGGGGGGGGTGGTggcaactacaacaacaacaacttccGGCCCAACTGGAAGAATTACAAGCAGCACCCtcaaaagcagcaacaacagcagcagcatcatcatcagcaaAACCACTCGCGAGGGCGATTGCACAGCCTCCAGGAACGCTCAGGAAGCCCCCCCCACGGTCACTCTCACCACAACGACCGATCCTCCTCACCCCTATCCAGAAACTCTCAgcattcttcctcctcctcgcaCTCGTCCTCCCCCAAATGCAGGCCAGCCTTGTCGCTGGCTAATCAGAACTCCAAAGATGCGAAAGAGGACCAGTCAGCCTCAGAGGAGGTCCAAAAGGCAGGAGGGGGAGATGGGGAGCCAGGGGACCTCGTCAGGGTGTCGGCCGGAGATGCCAAGGAAGGCACGGGCAGTGGGAAAACTGAGGGGAACTGGCAGGGCCTGacagactgcagcagcagtcCAAAGAGAACCAGTACTCTGGCAAATCCTGCTGTTACTGTTGGTCAGAGCAGCCAGACTTCTAACCAGTCCGCTCCCTcccctaaaaacacaaatgaaaccaGCAATGGCGCCCCCTCCTGGCAGACGGTGCGTAGTTCATCCCCCACAAAAAGACCCTCACAAGGTCTAAATCCAATGCTCTCCAGCTTTGACTTCTTCTCCAATGAGGAATACCTGGATGGAGATAGGAAAGCAATCTCCTTTGCCTTCAGAAA GTTCCTGGaggagcaaaataaaaaagctaCATCTGCTTGGGAAAATGGCAAGAACACAGAGGCAAATGATGAGGATATGGAGCAGGGAAAAGTGAATGGCAAAGCGTCGGCAGTTAACACTGATTCAGTGTCAAGGAAGTACAAAGAGGACATTGATGGTGAAGTGTCTCTGAACAGCTTTTTGAAaacctctccttttctgtctgctgatggggaggaagaggaggagctgatCATCAAGCCTCAGTCAAAGTCACTTCACAAAGACTGGCACAATGGGGACGAGTCCGCTAAGCCAAAGAGCAAGGTCACTCACTCGGCACGGGAACTGTTTGAAGAGTGCTTTGGCAAATGGCAGAATGCGGCCTGTTCACAGGTAGCTGACAGTGACCTCGACGCCATGGCAGAGGAGATATATCTCAGTCGAAAGCAGGATAAAGCGGCAGCCATCGCCGCTGCCCTCGCCAAAAGGGAGTTAGCAGGAAAACTTAAGGAACTCTCCCCAGACACAAGTTGTAAAGCCAGGAAGATGGCAAAATCTCCCTCTATCCCATCATCTACACCACCACCAAGGAGGAACTCTGACAGAGAGATGTTTATGGTCAGGGGAGAGGACTCGCCTTACATGTCCTCAAGGAAACAGGAAGCCAAATTTAATATCAGAATGGATTTCCTTGGAGATAGTCTGATAGG ctcttctgacattttagctGAGGAGCGCCAGTTGTCTCAGGATCTTGTGCAATCCTCAAAAAAGGATCAGGAGTTTCGCTCCATCTTTCAACATGTTCAGAATGCTCAGATACACAGGAGTCCCTCTGAGCTGTTTGCTCAACACATTGTCACCATCGTTCACCACATTAAAG CTCAGCACTTTCCGTCCTCTGGCATGACTCTAAACGAGCGATTCACCATGTACCATAGACGAGCTGCAGAGAAGGAAATGATGAAGCCAAGAAAAAGCCCAGAGATACACAG AAGAATTGATGTTTCGACAAGTGCTTTTAAGAAACACTCTCAACTTTTTGAGGCGATGAAAAGCTCAGAGGATGGCACTTACAAG GAcggtggggaaaaaataaagggtGACCCAATGGACCTTCGTTTGGATATTGAGCGCCGTAAAAAGTATTCCACCCATGAAAAAGATTATAATCAGATTCGAGGAAGAGACATGGGAGTGTCCCCGGATTCTAGTAGAGAGAGATCTGTGGAAAAATTCTCCAAATGCCACAAGAGATCAAA GAAAAGTAAGAACAAGCGCTCTCGCTCAAGTTCgtcctcatcttcctcatccttTAAGTCCGAACAAGAAGGAGATTTGCCCCAGGACAAGTCTGATCCCAAAGATGAAGGCTTTAATAGGGCCCGACTGGGTCAAAAGGAGTCTCCAGGGCCCGAAAGAGGAAGGCTGCGTGGAGGATTT CAAGTACGAATTCGTGGAAGGGGCTGGAACAGAGGCATTTGTCAAGGGAACAGTTCACATAGTAACCCCATAAACATGGCAGGACAACAAAAAAGTGAAGACTGGGACCCAGAGTACACTCCCAAGAGCAGACAATACTACTTG CACGACGACAGAAACGGGGAGGCAGAGTGTAACTGGTCGGACAGTCGAGGGCGAGGGCGTGGAAGCTTCTCGCGTGGAAGGGCGCGATTCATCATCCGGAAAGCCACTGGGGGCTCCAACCCCGATAGCCCCAGATGGGCCCCTGAAAACTTCCAGGTCAACGGGGAGCAAGGTGGTGcacaggaagaggagacagaacAGGACcataaagagggaaaaacagatggagagaatACTTGA